A region from the Kribbella shirazensis genome encodes:
- a CDS encoding NAD(P)-dependent alcohol dehydrogenase — translation MTNHTSAADPRTDHTGGTAPAVDGTMRAVVQEAYGTVDVLRHRPTARPEIGNDEVLVRVRAAGLDRGTWHMMAGRPYLLRVIGFGFRRPKNPVAGIDVAGTVAAVGSAVTKFAVGDEVYGMSRGSFAEYAAVLERKLAHKPAGLSFEQAAVVPISAGTALQALCDAGRLQAGQKVLVIGASGGVGSYAVQLAKALGAEVTGVAGTAKLDLVRSLGADHVLDYTRDDFADGQHHYDLILDIGGNPSLRRLRRALTPTGTAVLVGGEEGGRWTGGFGRSLRAPLVSLFVRQRLTMLASKERGSDLERLAEYLAAGTVVPAVDRTYPLDQVPDAMRHLETGQVRGKIAITIDDARS, via the coding sequence ATGACGAACCACACCAGCGCGGCGGATCCGCGGACGGACCACACCGGGGGTACGGCGCCGGCGGTCGACGGCACGATGCGGGCCGTCGTACAGGAGGCCTACGGCACGGTCGACGTACTGCGCCACCGACCTACGGCCCGCCCGGAGATCGGCAACGACGAGGTTCTCGTGCGGGTCCGCGCGGCCGGCCTCGACCGTGGGACCTGGCACATGATGGCCGGCCGGCCCTACCTCCTGCGCGTGATCGGGTTCGGGTTCCGCCGCCCGAAGAACCCGGTGGCGGGGATCGACGTCGCCGGGACGGTCGCCGCCGTCGGCTCCGCGGTGACGAAGTTCGCGGTGGGCGACGAGGTGTACGGGATGTCCCGGGGTTCGTTCGCCGAGTACGCGGCCGTCCTGGAACGGAAGCTGGCCCACAAGCCGGCCGGCTTGTCGTTCGAGCAGGCTGCTGTCGTCCCGATCTCGGCCGGTACCGCACTCCAGGCCCTGTGCGACGCGGGCCGCCTCCAGGCGGGCCAGAAGGTGCTCGTCATCGGGGCGTCCGGAGGAGTCGGCAGCTACGCGGTACAGCTGGCGAAGGCGCTCGGAGCGGAGGTCACCGGCGTGGCCGGGACCGCGAAGCTCGACCTGGTTCGGAGCCTCGGGGCCGACCATGTCCTCGACTACACCCGCGACGACTTCGCCGACGGACAGCATCACTACGACCTGATCCTCGACATCGGCGGCAACCCGTCCTTGCGGCGCCTTCGGCGTGCGCTCACCCCTACCGGGACAGCTGTCCTTGTCGGCGGTGAGGAAGGTGGCAGATGGACCGGCGGATTCGGCCGCAGTCTGCGGGCACCGCTGGTGTCGCTGTTCGTGCGTCAGCGGCTCACGATGCTTGCATCCAAGGAACGTGGTAGTGACCTCGAGCGGCTCGCGGAGTACCTCGCGGCCGGCACGGTCGTACCGGCCGTTGACCGGACCTACCCGCTCGATCAGGTACCGGACGCGATGC
- a CDS encoding TetR/AcrR family transcriptional regulator produces MPAHDTSTRSRLSRERVLRAAVAVADAGGVGSLTIRSLATELGAKPMSVYYHVANKDEILDSIVDLVFSEIELPRIGGDWRTEMERRAGSARAALRRHPWAIGLLESRTNPGPATLKHHDAVIGTLRAAGFSVPMTAHAYALIDAFVYGFALSEASLPINGPDTVPEVAEQMMAQYAAEEYPHLVEFSVEHVMKPGYDYGEEFEFGLGIVLDGLARSLRTAGSAAGEARRESPAAPATGT; encoded by the coding sequence ATGCCCGCGCACGACACCAGCACCCGCTCCCGCCTCAGCCGCGAACGCGTCCTGCGGGCCGCCGTCGCGGTCGCCGACGCGGGCGGTGTCGGCTCGCTGACCATCCGCTCCCTCGCCACCGAGCTCGGCGCCAAGCCGATGTCGGTCTACTACCACGTCGCGAACAAGGACGAGATCCTCGACAGCATCGTCGACCTCGTCTTCAGCGAGATCGAGCTGCCGCGGATCGGCGGCGACTGGCGCACCGAGATGGAGCGCAGGGCCGGCTCCGCCCGCGCCGCACTGCGGCGCCACCCCTGGGCGATCGGCCTCCTCGAGTCCCGCACCAACCCCGGCCCGGCGACCCTGAAGCACCACGATGCCGTCATCGGCACGCTGCGCGCCGCCGGGTTCTCGGTGCCGATGACGGCGCACGCCTACGCGCTGATCGACGCTTTCGTCTACGGATTCGCCCTGTCCGAAGCGTCCCTGCCGATCAACGGACCGGACACCGTCCCGGAGGTCGCCGAGCAGATGATGGCGCAGTATGCCGCCGAGGAGTACCCGCACCTCGTCGAGTTCTCCGTCGAGCACGTCATGAAACCCGGCTACGACTACGGCGAGGAGTTCGAGTTCGGCCTCGGCATCGTCCTCGACGGCCTCGCGCGGTCGCTCAGGACGGCAGGCTCCGCTGCAGGCGAAGCTCGTCGCGAATCACCGGCGGCACCGGCAACCGGTACTTGA
- a CDS encoding nitrilase-related carbon-nitrogen hydrolase, translating into MEVRVAACQIEARVDSPDPAVAVAAVRQAADAGARLIVLPEQAVSGYCFADADEALAAAEPLDGPTVQLLRSLSAELGCVLVAGYCERGESGRIYDSAVVVDAGEVLQNYRKVHLWGREAEWFTPGSRPPSAVDTRAGRVAVMICYDLEFPEFARLAALDGADIIAAPCNWPLLPRPATERPLELIKAQASAGTNKVHIVVADRCGPERGTDWIGGSAVIDASGYLLADAATPYGETARPVVLTADLDTDTPRDKSLGPHNNAFTDRRPTLYTGLT; encoded by the coding sequence ATGGAGGTGCGCGTGGCGGCCTGCCAGATCGAGGCACGGGTCGACAGCCCGGATCCCGCTGTCGCCGTAGCCGCGGTCCGGCAGGCCGCCGACGCCGGCGCACGCCTGATCGTGCTCCCTGAGCAGGCGGTGTCCGGCTACTGTTTCGCCGACGCGGACGAGGCTCTGGCCGCCGCCGAGCCATTGGACGGACCCACGGTGCAGCTGCTGCGATCACTGTCCGCCGAGCTCGGTTGCGTCCTCGTCGCCGGGTACTGCGAACGCGGTGAGTCGGGCCGGATCTACGACAGCGCCGTCGTCGTCGACGCGGGCGAAGTACTGCAGAACTACCGGAAGGTGCATCTGTGGGGCCGCGAGGCCGAGTGGTTCACCCCCGGATCCCGGCCGCCGAGCGCGGTGGACACCCGGGCCGGCCGGGTGGCGGTGATGATTTGCTACGACCTGGAGTTCCCGGAGTTCGCCCGGCTGGCGGCACTCGACGGCGCGGACATCATCGCGGCGCCGTGCAACTGGCCGCTCCTTCCCCGGCCCGCCACCGAGCGCCCACTCGAGCTGATCAAGGCCCAGGCGTCAGCCGGCACGAACAAGGTGCACATCGTCGTCGCAGACCGCTGCGGCCCCGAACGCGGCACCGACTGGATCGGCGGCAGCGCGGTCATCGACGCCTCGGGCTACCTCCTCGCCGACGCCGCCACGCCGTACGGCGAAACCGCCCGCCCGGTCGTCCTCACAGCAGACCTCGACACCGACACACCCCGCGACAAGAGCCTCGGCCCCCACAACAACGCCTTCACCGACCGCCGCCCGACCCTGTACACAGGCCTCACCTGA
- a CDS encoding cupin domain-containing protein, translating into MHDVIVPAEEVQRRTILRRDWVPCKAAFIDCRTPGSDTKDNYSFIGSGVSQNPQQYVNLQEPHGYNLGAAGMPNGTVNSLHLHFTAEVFINFDGEYQLRWGADGKQGEYLSTDGDVISVPSWIFRGFTNVGSDDGILLTVLGQDDTGGIIWGPTVLEDAAGHGLYLTADNRLIDTVAGDVVPEQVELIKPMPQAEIDRLDVFDEQQFGTRVTRSADRHWIERPFLCSALPGGGAALSLVIGYGMVEDRRAVPRLHEPHSFNLAWLRATPGEGMLTHRHAETQVVTVKAGRWQVRLNRGDDEQVVELGPRDSLSVPAGAWRSFQLLDSGPGRAEEEGTGELLVVNGGDGRVRLEWADEVVRHARKDGWVLDPNGYLAPAAVLATATEDD; encoded by the coding sequence ATGCACGACGTCATCGTCCCCGCCGAGGAGGTCCAGCGCCGTACGATCCTGCGGCGGGACTGGGTTCCCTGCAAGGCGGCGTTCATCGACTGCCGCACGCCGGGATCGGACACGAAGGACAACTACTCCTTCATCGGCAGTGGCGTGTCGCAGAACCCGCAGCAGTACGTCAACCTGCAGGAGCCGCACGGCTACAACCTGGGCGCCGCGGGGATGCCGAACGGCACCGTCAACAGTCTGCACCTGCACTTCACGGCGGAGGTGTTCATCAACTTCGACGGGGAGTATCAGCTGCGCTGGGGTGCCGACGGCAAGCAAGGCGAGTACCTGTCCACCGACGGCGACGTCATCTCCGTACCGTCGTGGATCTTCCGGGGCTTCACCAACGTCGGCAGCGACGACGGGATCCTGCTGACCGTGCTCGGCCAGGACGACACCGGCGGCATCATCTGGGGCCCGACCGTCCTGGAGGACGCGGCTGGCCACGGCCTGTATCTGACCGCCGACAACCGCCTCATCGACACGGTGGCCGGTGACGTGGTGCCCGAGCAGGTCGAGCTGATCAAGCCGATGCCACAGGCCGAGATCGATCGGCTCGACGTGTTCGACGAGCAGCAGTTCGGTACGCGGGTCACCCGGTCCGCCGACCGTCACTGGATCGAGCGGCCCTTCCTCTGCTCGGCACTGCCTGGTGGCGGTGCCGCGCTGAGCCTGGTGATCGGCTACGGAATGGTCGAGGATCGGCGGGCGGTCCCGCGGCTGCACGAGCCGCACAGCTTCAACCTGGCCTGGCTGCGTGCCACTCCTGGCGAGGGCATGTTGACCCACCGGCATGCCGAGACCCAGGTGGTCACGGTGAAGGCCGGCCGTTGGCAGGTACGCCTCAATCGCGGCGACGACGAGCAGGTGGTCGAGCTCGGGCCGCGGGACTCGCTGTCCGTACCGGCGGGCGCCTGGCGTTCGTTCCAGTTGCTCGACTCCGGCCCTGGTCGCGCGGAGGAGGAAGGTACGGGCGAGCTTCTCGTGGTCAACGGCGGCGACGGCCGCGTGCGGCTGGAGTGGGCTGACGAAGTGGTCCGGCATGCCCGGAAGGACGGCTGGGTTCTCGACCCGAACGGCTACCTCGCGCCCGCGGCGGTCCTGGCGACGGCGACCGAGGACGACTGA
- a CDS encoding ester cyclase — protein sequence MALDPVAYKPYKDPDDFIREVTDLIWVNRDISFIVDNYEPDSIVHGALGTTNGRDGVIEGSLMRIAQTPHRVGQAEDVVWEARGNDAFLSSHLVFSSDRDLIDGRLVQTRSRTVANCLYRRGRMVEEWVVRDGLAGCLQRGQDPDEVARQLPFIGWTGSMTQPAKPDVLAEGDSGPRPDDFRPECELVLEFIDEVWNQRRLNRVHDFMIRDLFLHTVGDQSFVRPDGYQRELLRMLAPFPAGQFEVRDIQTNHHERYAGLRIAVLWKFQGAYDGADHFGPLTGKPVELLGVSQFLVQDGRIVREIRVYDELALRAQINSTRGDQAVPNTNIY from the coding sequence ATGGCGTTGGACCCAGTCGCGTACAAGCCCTACAAGGATCCGGACGACTTCATCCGCGAGGTGACGGACCTCATCTGGGTGAACCGGGACATCTCCTTCATCGTCGACAACTACGAGCCGGACTCGATCGTGCACGGCGCACTCGGTACGACGAACGGCCGCGACGGCGTGATCGAGGGCAGCCTGATGCGGATCGCGCAGACCCCGCACCGGGTCGGACAGGCCGAGGACGTGGTGTGGGAGGCGCGGGGCAACGACGCGTTCCTCAGCTCGCACCTGGTGTTCTCCTCCGACCGCGACCTGATCGACGGCCGGCTCGTCCAGACCCGCAGCCGGACCGTCGCGAACTGCCTGTACCGGCGCGGCCGGATGGTCGAGGAGTGGGTCGTCCGCGACGGGCTGGCCGGCTGCCTGCAGCGCGGACAGGACCCCGACGAGGTCGCGCGCCAGTTGCCGTTCATCGGCTGGACCGGCTCGATGACCCAGCCCGCCAAGCCCGACGTACTGGCCGAGGGTGACAGCGGTCCGCGGCCCGACGACTTCCGCCCCGAGTGCGAGCTGGTGCTGGAGTTCATCGACGAGGTCTGGAACCAGCGCCGCCTCAACCGGGTCCACGACTTCATGATCCGTGACCTGTTCCTGCACACCGTCGGCGACCAGAGCTTCGTCCGCCCGGACGGCTACCAGCGCGAACTGCTGCGGATGCTGGCGCCGTTCCCCGCCGGGCAGTTCGAGGTTCGCGACATCCAGACCAACCACCACGAGCGGTACGCCGGACTGCGCATCGCGGTGCTGTGGAAGTTCCAGGGCGCGTACGACGGCGCGGACCACTTCGGCCCGCTCACCGGCAAACCCGTCGAGCTGCTCGGCGTTTCGCAGTTCCTCGTCCAGGACGGGCGGATCGTCCGCGAGATCCGCGTGTACGACGAGCTCGCTCTGCGCGCCCAGATCAACAGCACCCGCGGTGACCAGGCCGTCCCGAACACGAACATCTACTGA
- a CDS encoding LacI family DNA-binding transcriptional regulator: MATSHDVARLAGVSQPTVSRALRDDPRVSEATKQQVRAAAAALGYAPNAIGRALSTGRSTRVGLVVTDLHNQFYQHVIAPMHDELTKQGYELLLITESSESAPVADHVVANGLCGVILTTTILGSVLPVRLQDRQVPFVYFNRTARNVEADSVTVDPVPGVTELVKAVADFGHTRIGAVFGPQNTSTGEVREQAVRDLLQDKGITLLSRNVLHGPFDFETGRSGAAKLLDRSDPPTLILCGNDVVALGVLDAAVERGIDVPGRLSVVGFDDLPSSAWAFVQLSTVAYDLEEMSREAARLLIARVEGRSATVPQHTVFDTWYVPRATLGPAAG; the protein is encoded by the coding sequence ATGGCCACCAGTCACGACGTCGCCAGGCTTGCCGGTGTGTCCCAGCCGACCGTCTCGCGCGCGCTGCGCGACGACCCGCGGGTGTCGGAAGCGACCAAGCAGCAGGTCCGCGCCGCGGCCGCCGCTCTCGGCTATGCGCCCAACGCCATCGGCCGTGCGCTGTCGACGGGCCGGTCGACCCGCGTCGGTCTGGTCGTGACCGATCTGCACAACCAGTTCTACCAGCACGTGATCGCGCCGATGCACGACGAGCTGACCAAGCAGGGGTACGAGTTGCTCCTGATCACCGAGTCGTCGGAGTCCGCGCCGGTCGCCGACCATGTCGTCGCGAACGGTCTGTGCGGCGTCATCCTGACCACGACGATCCTCGGTTCGGTGCTGCCCGTGCGGCTGCAGGACCGGCAGGTGCCGTTCGTGTACTTCAACCGGACCGCCCGCAACGTCGAGGCGGACTCGGTCACCGTGGATCCGGTGCCCGGCGTGACCGAGCTGGTCAAGGCGGTCGCCGACTTCGGGCACACGCGGATCGGTGCGGTCTTCGGTCCGCAGAACACGAGTACGGGTGAGGTTCGCGAGCAGGCCGTGCGCGACCTGCTGCAGGACAAGGGCATCACGTTGCTCAGCCGCAACGTCCTGCACGGGCCGTTCGACTTCGAGACCGGTCGCAGCGGTGCCGCGAAGCTGCTGGATCGGAGCGATCCGCCGACGCTGATCCTGTGCGGCAACGACGTGGTCGCGCTGGGCGTGCTGGACGCGGCGGTCGAGCGCGGGATCGACGTACCTGGCCGGCTGTCGGTGGTCGGGTTCGACGACCTGCCCTCCTCGGCCTGGGCGTTCGTGCAGCTCAGCACCGTGGCGTACGACCTGGAGGAGATGTCCCGCGAGGCCGCCCGGTTGCTGATCGCCCGGGTGGAGGGCCGCAGCGCCACTGTGCCGCAGCACACCGTGTTCGACACGTGGTACGTCCCGCGGGCCACGCTCGGCCCGGCGGCGGGCTGA
- the hisD gene encoding histidinol dehydrogenase: MPRYLKKATPKTFADSAQHDVSDRVRSIIDDIRARGETAVREYSATFDRWEPDSFRLSDARIAELVDSLPRQVIDDIAFVQEQVRNFALAQRASLTDVEVETLPGVRLGHRHVPIEAVGAYIPGGKYPLTASAHMTIVTAKAAGVPRVVACTPPIRGEIPAATVAAMKMAGADEIYLLGGVQAVASMAVGTDFMAPVNLIAGPGNAYVAEAKRQLYGEVGIDLFAGPTEILVIADETADPFTTAVDLLSQAEHGPDSPAVLVTTSEALADEVARLIDRILPGMPTKDFAEPAWRDHGQIIVCDDMDELWRVGDSLASEHVQVFTADPRQALDRMRNYGALFLGENTCVSYGDKVIGTNHVLPTLGAARYTGGLWVGKYLKTVTYQEVLNDDSSADLGRVCGRAARVELFEGHARSGDVRAWRHGGEQFAWIEEVVGEGQPA; encoded by the coding sequence ATGCCCCGCTACCTGAAGAAGGCGACCCCCAAGACGTTCGCCGACAGCGCCCAGCACGATGTCTCCGACCGGGTCCGGTCGATCATCGACGACATCCGGGCGCGCGGGGAGACGGCGGTGCGGGAGTACTCCGCCACGTTCGACCGCTGGGAGCCGGACAGTTTCCGCCTGAGTGACGCCCGGATCGCCGAACTCGTCGACTCGTTGCCGCGACAGGTCATCGACGACATCGCCTTCGTCCAGGAGCAGGTCCGCAACTTCGCTCTCGCGCAACGGGCCTCGCTCACCGACGTCGAGGTCGAGACCCTCCCCGGTGTCCGGCTCGGCCACCGGCACGTGCCGATCGAGGCCGTCGGCGCCTACATCCCGGGCGGGAAGTACCCGCTGACCGCGTCGGCCCACATGACGATCGTGACCGCGAAGGCGGCCGGCGTGCCGCGGGTGGTGGCGTGCACGCCCCCGATCCGCGGCGAGATCCCGGCCGCGACCGTGGCCGCGATGAAGATGGCCGGCGCCGACGAGATCTACCTGCTCGGCGGTGTCCAGGCCGTCGCCTCGATGGCCGTCGGCACCGACTTCATGGCGCCGGTGAACCTGATCGCCGGCCCCGGGAACGCCTATGTGGCCGAGGCCAAGCGGCAGCTGTACGGCGAGGTGGGCATCGACCTGTTCGCGGGTCCGACCGAGATCCTGGTCATCGCCGACGAGACCGCCGACCCGTTCACGACCGCGGTCGACCTGCTTTCCCAGGCCGAGCACGGGCCGGACTCGCCCGCCGTCCTGGTGACGACGAGCGAGGCGCTCGCCGACGAGGTCGCCCGGCTGATCGACCGGATCCTGCCGGGGATGCCGACCAAGGACTTCGCCGAGCCGGCCTGGCGCGACCACGGCCAGATCATCGTCTGCGACGACATGGACGAGCTCTGGCGGGTCGGCGACTCGCTGGCGTCCGAGCACGTCCAGGTCTTCACCGCCGACCCCCGGCAGGCCCTCGACCGGATGCGCAACTACGGCGCACTGTTCCTCGGTGAGAACACGTGCGTGTCGTACGGCGACAAGGTCATCGGGACCAACCACGTGCTGCCGACGCTCGGCGCCGCGAGGTACACCGGCGGCCTCTGGGTGGGCAAGTACCTCAAGACCGTGACGTATCAGGAGGTCCTGAACGACGACAGCAGCGCCGACCTCGGACGGGTCTGCGGACGGGCGGCGCGGGTGGAGTTGTTCGAGGGCCACGCCCGTTCCGGCGACGTCCGGGCCTGGCGTCACGGCGGCGAGCAGTTCGCCTGGATCGAGGAGGTCGTCGGCGAGGGACAGCCCGCATGA
- a CDS encoding SDR family NAD(P)-dependent oxidoreductase has translation MIDLTGRTALVTGGGSGLGAAIAEHLVGAGADVVLAARRTAPLDETCARLGAAASCETVDVADPGSVDALASRLADRQISILINNAGIAGPVAELTSIDPDAWDEVFAVNVRGTYLMCRAFLPAMVRRGDGDVINLASVSGKRPLVRRTPYCASKMAVIGLTSTLAFEVGPSGVRVNTLSPGPVEGDRMDRNFRLEAERTSTSYDAARAAFVNRAAMERMVTADEVGRAAVAMLAMPGLTGADVDLSAGMVA, from the coding sequence ATGATCGACCTCACCGGCCGGACGGCCCTGGTGACCGGTGGCGGCAGCGGGCTGGGCGCCGCCATCGCCGAGCACCTGGTCGGCGCCGGAGCGGACGTCGTCCTGGCCGCCCGCCGGACCGCGCCCCTGGACGAGACCTGCGCCCGTCTCGGCGCCGCCGCCAGTTGTGAAACCGTGGACGTCGCCGACCCCGGCAGTGTCGACGCGCTGGCGTCCCGCCTGGCCGATCGGCAGATCTCCATCCTGATCAACAACGCCGGGATCGCCGGGCCGGTGGCGGAGCTGACGAGCATCGACCCGGACGCCTGGGACGAGGTGTTCGCCGTGAACGTCCGCGGCACGTACCTGATGTGCCGGGCGTTCCTGCCCGCGATGGTGCGCCGCGGTGACGGTGACGTGATCAACCTCGCGTCGGTGTCGGGCAAGCGCCCGCTGGTCCGCCGTACGCCGTACTGCGCCTCGAAGATGGCGGTGATCGGTCTGACGTCGACCCTCGCGTTCGAGGTCGGCCCGTCCGGCGTGCGGGTCAACACGCTCTCCCCCGGACCGGTCGAGGGCGATCGGATGGACCGCAACTTCCGGCTCGAGGCCGAGCGGACGAGTACGTCGTACGACGCCGCGCGCGCCGCGTTCGTCAACCGGGCGGCGATGGAGCGGATGGTCACGGCCGACGAGGTGGGCCGGGCCGCGGTCGCGATGCTCGCCATGCCGGGACTCACCGGCGCCGATGTCGACCTCTCCGCGGGAATGGTGGCCTAG
- a CDS encoding HpcH/HpaI aldolase family protein, with translation MDNPQRTPRSLKARLSAGEQLLGALVRMPAEDNLEMLGVAGFDFVIVDCEHGPADVVALRHHITIADLYGMGVLVRIGGGESALALRALDQGAEGIVAPHVDSAEDAAELVRSVHYPPLGERGFATYPRAGRFGTVVPEDHLRRAAESTLVIAMLESPAAVAATSAILRTPGVDGYLIGAADLGASSTDTDPSVAEAIQSIRADADGTGTLRCDLVPSLAAARASLADGAQLVAYNVAHVLMTHFTELRVD, from the coding sequence ATGGACAACCCACAACGTACGCCGCGCAGTCTCAAGGCCCGCCTGTCCGCGGGTGAGCAACTCCTCGGCGCGCTCGTCCGGATGCCGGCGGAGGACAACCTCGAGATGCTCGGGGTGGCGGGCTTCGACTTCGTCATCGTCGACTGTGAGCACGGACCGGCCGACGTCGTCGCGCTGCGGCACCACATCACGATCGCGGACCTCTACGGGATGGGCGTTCTCGTCCGCATCGGCGGAGGTGAGAGCGCACTCGCTCTCCGCGCGCTCGACCAGGGCGCCGAGGGCATCGTCGCTCCGCACGTGGACTCCGCCGAGGACGCGGCCGAGCTCGTCCGGTCTGTGCACTATCCGCCGCTGGGCGAGCGGGGGTTCGCGACGTACCCGCGGGCGGGCCGGTTCGGGACCGTCGTACCGGAGGATCACCTGCGCAGGGCCGCCGAGTCGACGCTGGTGATCGCAATGCTGGAGTCACCGGCCGCGGTCGCCGCGACCAGCGCGATCCTGCGCACACCGGGCGTGGACGGCTACCTGATCGGCGCCGCCGATCTGGGCGCGTCGTCGACGGACACCGATCCTTCCGTCGCCGAGGCGATCCAGTCCATCAGGGCGGACGCCGACGGGACCGGAACCCTGCGCTGCGACCTGGTGCCGAGTCTCGCCGCGGCGCGGGCGTCGCTCGCCGACGGCGCGCAACTGGTCGCCTACAACGTCGCTCACGTGCTGATGACTCACTTCACCGAGCTGCGGGTCGACTAG
- a CDS encoding alpha/beta fold hydrolase → MDEPLVLLPGMNCTEALWCPVADRLRVQRPGLTIRHARLAEDSVDGCVADLLGSLPERFALAGLSLGGIIAMALVRTAPERVSRLLLTSTNSRPPTTAQRESWARQRAELAQGRTAKDLQRELLPVLLHAPNRTPGLDELVLTMGEETGADVLSRQLATQATRIDERPGLQRIGVPTLVLAAAADALCPVDRHEEMAHLVPHSRMEVLENVGHLATLEAPDDVAAAVTRWLDLEPERSWESR, encoded by the coding sequence ATGGACGAACCGCTCGTCCTGCTACCGGGAATGAACTGCACGGAGGCGCTGTGGTGCCCCGTGGCGGACCGGCTGCGCGTGCAGCGGCCCGGCCTCACGATCCGGCATGCGAGGCTCGCGGAGGATTCCGTCGACGGCTGTGTGGCCGACCTTCTGGGCAGCCTGCCGGAGCGGTTCGCGCTGGCCGGGCTGTCGCTCGGTGGAATCATCGCCATGGCTCTGGTCCGTACCGCGCCGGAGCGAGTGAGCCGGTTGTTGCTCACGTCAACGAACTCCCGTCCGCCCACGACGGCGCAACGCGAGAGCTGGGCACGGCAACGTGCGGAGCTGGCGCAGGGACGGACTGCGAAGGATCTCCAGCGCGAACTGTTGCCGGTGCTGTTGCATGCCCCCAACCGAACACCCGGGCTCGATGAGTTGGTGCTCACGATGGGGGAGGAGACCGGTGCAGACGTACTGAGCCGGCAACTGGCGACCCAGGCGACACGGATCGACGAGCGCCCGGGGCTGCAGCGCATCGGCGTACCGACGCTCGTGCTGGCCGCAGCGGCGGACGCTCTGTGTCCGGTGGACCGGCACGAGGAGATGGCCCACCTCGTCCCGCACTCCCGGATGGAAGTCCTGGAGAACGTGGGCCATCTCGCCACCCTCGAGGCGCCGGACGACGTCGCGGCCGCCGTCACGCGGTGGCTTGACCTGGAACCCGAACGTTCCTGGGAGAGCCGCTAG
- a CDS encoding carbohydrate ABC transporter permease, which produces MTATTTLMETDLVQPETPSEPRARRRPLTGLVIGLLLLVVCVLMLSPVLWTAASVTKPTDVAFLNPPVFTYRPTFDAFVDLWQTTNFYKYLANTFVVAIISTILALVIGLPAAYALSRFPSWISVVLLILALVFRALPRFAVVLPMYDISRALGVYDTTYAVAVALVAINQPFSIWLLRNFFAEIPAQLDEAAMLDGCSRFQVLRRIMVPLMGPGIITAGIFVFLFAFQEYLTALILTDVNARTVPVFIATQLGQTLPMLQQAGAAAMLLTLPVFAFAFIAQRYLVAGLNAGSVKG; this is translated from the coding sequence ATGACCGCCACGACGACGCTGATGGAGACCGACCTCGTCCAGCCGGAGACACCGTCGGAGCCGCGCGCCCGGCGGCGGCCGCTCACCGGGCTGGTGATCGGGTTGCTGCTGCTCGTCGTCTGCGTCCTCATGCTCAGTCCGGTGCTGTGGACCGCCGCCTCGGTGACGAAGCCGACCGACGTCGCGTTCCTGAACCCGCCGGTGTTCACCTACCGGCCGACGTTCGACGCGTTCGTCGACCTGTGGCAGACGACGAACTTCTACAAGTACCTGGCCAACACCTTCGTGGTCGCGATCATCAGCACGATCCTGGCGCTGGTGATCGGGCTGCCCGCCGCATACGCGTTGTCCAGGTTCCCCTCCTGGATCTCGGTCGTGCTGCTGATCCTGGCCCTGGTCTTCCGTGCCCTGCCCCGGTTCGCGGTCGTGCTGCCGATGTACGACATCTCCCGTGCGCTCGGCGTCTACGACACGACGTACGCCGTCGCGGTCGCGCTGGTCGCGATCAACCAGCCGTTCAGCATCTGGCTGTTGCGGAACTTCTTCGCCGAGATCCCGGCGCAGCTCGACGAGGCCGCGATGCTCGACGGGTGCTCGCGGTTCCAGGTGCTGCGGCGGATCATGGTCCCGCTGATGGGACCCGGCATCATCACGGCCGGCATCTTCGTCTTCCTGTTCGCCTTCCAGGAGTACCTGACCGCGCTGATCCTCACCGACGTCAACGCACGGACCGTCCCGGTCTTCATCGCGACTCAGCTCGGCCAGACGCTGCCCATGTTGCAGCAGGCGGGCGCGGCCGCGATGTTGCTGACCCTGCCGGTGTTCGCGTTCGCCTTCATCGCGCAGCGGTACCTGGTCGCCGGCCTGAACGCCGGTTCGGTCAAGGGCTGA